A stretch of the Syntrophobacterales bacterium genome encodes the following:
- a CDS encoding divergent polysaccharide deacetylase family protein, whose protein sequence is MKRFPVLTVIIAAALIAAAFLLLERFRSTEKPEPPEEGRKEYTAPKEHISPMPPEKKPYRQVAIIIDDIGFDMRALKKLAEIPAPIAFAVLPHTPHAAEAAGFLYQGKREILLHLPMEPLSYPKQSPGAGALMADMNEAQILRQLNENFAAVPHASGVNNHMGSRFMEDALRLKTVMEELKKRNLYFVDSRTSPRSRGREAAAEAGVRFAARDIFIDHENGYESTLATLRQAAARKTKADGKPLLLIGHPHADTIRAIEDVLPLWEKEGIQIVELSRCLGNPK, encoded by the coding sequence ATGAAACGTTTTCCCGTTTTAACCGTAATTATCGCGGCAGCGCTTATTGCCGCAGCGTTTCTTTTGCTGGAACGGTTTAGAAGCACGGAGAAACCTGAGCCGCCCGAAGAAGGCAGGAAGGAGTACACCGCCCCCAAAGAACATATTTCTCCCATGCCCCCTGAAAAAAAACCGTACAGGCAGGTCGCGATAATAATCGACGATATCGGTTTTGATATGCGGGCATTAAAGAAGCTGGCCGAAATTCCGGCGCCGATCGCCTTTGCTGTTCTTCCTCACACCCCCCATGCCGCAGAAGCTGCGGGATTTTTGTATCAGGGAAAGAGGGAAATCCTCCTGCATTTGCCTATGGAACCCCTTTCCTACCCCAAGCAATCTCCCGGGGCAGGCGCTCTGATGGCCGACATGAACGAAGCGCAAATTCTCCGGCAGCTTAATGAAAATTTTGCTGCCGTTCCTCATGCATCAGGGGTCAACAACCACATGGGGTCGCGGTTTATGGAAGATGCATTGCGACTGAAAACGGTTATGGAGGAACTGAAAAAACGGAATTTGTATTTTGTGGACAGCCGGACATCGCCCCGCTCCCGGGGAAGGGAAGCGGCTGCTGAAGCCGGCGTCCGTTTCGCCGCCAGGGACATTTTCATTGACCATGAAAACGGCTATGAGTCAACGCTTGCAACCCTGCGCCAAGCAGCCGCCCGGAAAACAAAAGCCGATGGGAAACCCCTGCTTTTGATTGGACACCCCCACGCCGATACGATCAGGGCGATAGAGGATGTCCTGCCCCTGTGGGAAAAAGAGGGCATCCAGATTGTTGAGTTAAGCCGTTGCCTTGGCAATCCAAAATAA